The stretch of DNA TAACTCGACGCAAACTCAGGAAGTCCCTGGGATGTGAGCGTGCATAAGTAATTTCTGAAACAAAGTTCCAACTCCTTGTATCTTTGAGCCTTCTAGTATTTATAGCCATTTCCTTAACTGATCAATTTGAAATGAAACTTCCATGTGTGCGAAAATATGGGTAACCGTTCCTGCTCTTTTTCCTGATAATGTGACGGTTGCAAAATGACAATCGATTTCAAAGTCCTCAATCTTCTCTGTTGAATAACTCCTCAGTTTGCTAAGTTAATCGAGCTCTCACTTAATGTCCCCAAACATGTCTCCTTCGACGCCAACTTCTCTCTGAAAGCTCATTTAACAATTCGAATGACCTCcttctttaaattaaattattttttactaacaaATTGTCCCCTACGATTAATATGTCTGTTCTCGAAATCATTCTTTGGAAGACAAAACGCTTAATCCTGATTTAATCATCAACAGGAATAACATTGATTAATCATAAATGACattcacttttcccattaacttTTCATCCGTTTGACATATTTTCCACGATTTATAATCTATCTCTTCCACCACTTCACCTTCTTCGTGAAGTTACCACCCTTTTTGAATTCTTCTCTATAGCAATGGTTAGGAAACAAACCTTcttctttaaattaaattttcttaCCATCATCTCACTTCCCGAATTCTTACtttctaaaatttcaatttctctTCCAACTTTGAACCCTCTTTTACTCTGCAACTGCAATTTCTTCTTCCTGTTTCTCATTTTGCTCAACAATGGGTTCCCCTTCAACTCGCGTTAATTCTCAAGATAAGGGCAAAGGCCCCATGGCTCAACAACCAGCTCCTCGAACCTTACAAATACTCAACCAAATCAACAATGAGATTATTGAAGACCCCCAATCTCATATCAAAGACCGAAGGATCCTTATTCCCTTTAAGACCGAAGGACTGTAATGAGAGGAGCAGTAGTCTTGAGGCATATGACAATATTCTTCCATAGCCTACTATCCAAGGCTATGTTTTGGACTCTTATTCCTTCAGGCGTTGATGCAACTTTAGTTGTCTTCCAATCATCAGAAGTAAACATAGTCATCAACGGTCCTTTATTATCATGAAGACAAGTGAGAGTCAAATAGGCAGTGGCGAATCTTGTGGCACCTGGCCGAACTAAGTCCTTTCCTTTTGTAAAATTTCTCAACATGCTAATGAGCATACTCCGGGAGTAGATAAAAGTGATgatttttcttccctttttcatgGTTGTTTCATGCACCTTTagcttctttttaaaattctcCAATATCAAATCAATGCAGTGTGTAGCACATGGTGTCCAGTACAAATTTTTTCTAGTCTTCATCATTTTTTCTCCAGCAGCCTTATAATTAACATCATTATCTGTAACAATTTGGACTACATTCTCTTCGTCAACAAATTCTTCAGCATCTTCTAGCATTTTGACAACTTTATCCGTTATTTTTGATATGTCAGAAGTGTCTAATGAATAAAGAAAAACTGTTCCTTTAGGGCTGTTCACCAAGAAATTACAAATACTACGTCTTTTTTTATCAGTCCATCCATCCACATGATTGAACAACCAGTTCTCTTCCACTCTGCCTTAAACTCAGTAAGCATTTCATCAACATTGGTcgttgctttctttaattgggTTTCTCTTAACTCATGGTAAGAAGGGGGTTTGTAGCCAATTCTATATCTTCCAACCATCTCACAAAACTTTAAAAACTCAGAATTCTTAGTAACATTAAAAGGAATTGTACTTGTATAGAAAAATATGGCACATTGTTGATCACATTGTTTCTTTAGATCCTTCttcattatttgatttattgttgATTGAACTTGAGCCCCTTTTTCTTTTGTGACAAAGTTGCGAATATCTTTCCCCTTTTGTTGAGAATTGTCCTtctcattttttgtttgttcagGATAATCCTCATCATCACCgaatcttctctttttcaatgaTGCTTCTTTATCCTCCACACAGACTTTCAACATCACAGCCTTAACTTCTTCAGGTACTGAAGCACAAGGCTCTGAATCCTCTTTAGTACCGACAAGATGATGCTTGAATCTATAAATTCCTCCGTTTATAGTCTTTGAGCAATAATTACACTTCACTTTTTTACCATTTCCTTGAACATCAATCCCATGTTTCCATCCTATATCACTTCTATTTTCAGTTGCATTTTTTCTCCTAGAAATAGCAGGTGTTGGTCTAGGAATACTAGGAAGCGAAGACCCTGTCCCTGAACCAACATTCTCAgacattttgtatttttatcccTATAAATCAACAACCTAGATAACAAATTCAGATTCAGATTATCCATGAACTAAATTCAGATTTAGATTATCCATTAACAAATTCAGATTCAGATTATCGACTAACTAAATTCATAACTAACACTAACTAAACTAACACAGTAACACTAACATTTCATACTTCAGAGTTTTAGTCAGATATTCAGacatattaacaaaaaaaaccaCTAACTAAGTAAGTATTAAGTAATAGTTTAAAGTTTAAACCAGACAACCAGTAAACCACAGTACCACACATTTTAACCATGAAGTATGAAGCATGAAGAAGCATCAGTTTACTAACTTATTAAAGCATGAAGTAGcatcagtttaattttttttcaacataTCAAATCCCATTAACCAATTCTGTGTATGatttaaactaaactaaaaa from Arachis duranensis cultivar V14167 chromosome 4, aradu.V14167.gnm2.J7QH, whole genome shotgun sequence encodes:
- the LOC107483311 gene encoding uncharacterized protein LOC107483311, whose protein sequence is MSENVGSGTGSSLPSIPRPTPAISRRKNATENRSDIGWKHGIDVQGNGKKVKCNYCSKTINGGIYRFKHHLVGTKEDSEPCASVPEEVKAVMLKVCVEDKEASLKKRRFGDDEDYPEQTKNEKDNSQQKGKDIRNFVTKEKGAQVQSTINQIMKKDLKKQCDQQCAIFFYTSTIPFNVTKNSEFLKFCEMVGRYRIGYKPPSYHELRETQLKKATTNVDEMLTEFKAEWKRTDTSDISKITDKVVKMLEDAEEFVDEENVVQIVTDNDVNYKAAGEKMMKTRKNLYWTPCATHCIDLILENFKKKLKVHETTMKKGRKIITFIYSRSMLISMLRNFTKGKDLVRPGATRFATAYLTLTCLHDNKGPLMTMFTSDDWKTTKVASTPEGIRVQNIALDSRLWKNIVICLKTTAPLITVLRS